ttgttttttgtttacacGAAGTCTTGCCTTAAAGATAATCCAGTACAACTCTATCccctttcatgttgttttttgttttcacgaAGTCTTTCCTTAAAGAtaatccagtgtaggcagaaagtgttgtcccgtaTAAGCCTGAggacgcaaatgcattaaatccTATTTTCCCTGAGCGTGGCTAATTTCTGTCtgcttgtttttgtttgattgttttaatttttcactGAATTGAACACTTTTTCAGTAATATCACGGTGgttaattaactctttcagtgctggaaccgaattttgaagacctttgcaaaaagtttcgatccagatgagacgccacagaacgtggcatctcatcaggatcgaaacagtttgctattcttatagtattcttgaaacaaaattgaagaaaaggctaattttagaaattcagcagacgtcattttagcagacaacaaatttcccagcatgcaaaaggttaaccaactcacacttttcctggttttagctggtttaccagtacaaGGTGTGTGTAAGTTTGTTAGTAACTTAAAATTGCcctgaaaatatgttttacatgaacatgtttaacaaaaaaaagtacACACACTTATGTTTTTGTAACATgacttttatttcaaatgaaatgacatattctaaaaatacacatacacaaacaAACAATTCCTTATCAAATCTATACATACTACTACAGCCTATTACAGATGCAACTCATTCAGTTTTTCTTTAAGTATTTTATAGCAATGTAAAAGTTACACAAAATGTACACTGAAATAACTACTGTTATGTATACACagataatgaaatgtaaaattgatATCATTTATACTATAAGCAAAAAACTTAACTCTATGTGTAAAAGAAGTCTTGATGACAATAATATGAGCCACGTtctatgaaaacggggcttaaagcatgtgctcgaagtgtcctcccagatgagCAAGTGCAGTCTGCATAAACtgaccagggacgacacttttcttctttactggatttttgttacAAGAGAATTCCTTTCAATAAAAATTCTGTAAagccaaaaaagtagtccctgataagcctgtgcagactaatctgggatgacaattatttaccaacatgcataaagcctggtttCCCAAGAGCGCGTCTCATATAATCATTacattatctgggatgacaattatttaccaacatgcataaagcctggtttCCCAAGAGCGCGTCTCATAaagtagtccctgataagcctgtgcagactaatctgggatgacaattatttaccaacatgcataaagcctggtttCCCAAGAGCGCGTCTCATATAATCATTacattatctgggatgacaattatttaccaacatgcataaagcctggtttCCCAAGAGCGCGTCTCAAATAATCATTACATTAATCAGCAAAAACTTTATTCTCTAATTAGTGCCATATCACCATGAATGTACATTGTACAATAACATGTGTAAAAGCGATGCAACCAATGTACGGACAATATCACCATTCACTAGAAGACACgtttaaacattatacattcaCTTGGCTAAAAGATGAATACCAACATCAAATTGTTACAATTTTATATCTTTAGATATTGAATATGTTATAGGCATTTTCCATTTAGTAAGCAATTATAAGTACCAAATAAGTTTTTCAGATTGTCTGTACAGTTCCAATTTGAACAGTTATGCACCAACACCAAgataatcaattaattaaaaaatattcaatcgATCCATATGTGTACcattttaattcattattatgCGGGAAAATAATTGCATCTTTATATAAGTATATGATTAAGTACACAATGTTTAGCACTTAAGAGAATGGCAAAGGTATATCAAGCCTTCTTTCTTACAGAAATAAATGCGTTGCAAACACATGTAAAACTGATATTTCCATTTTCTGTCTTTGTCAAGATGTTCTTTAAAAAGTTAATTTGGTAatcgatttgataaaattaaaataaaacatattttcataaacCTATAATACTACAGAAAAGCAAGACTTTGATAGTATTGCAAGCGAAACAGAAGTCACCTACCGGTGGAAACCCAAATCACTTAAAGATCGTCCACTTTTCATAATGcctcttatatatattttatttaaaaaatcagacTTCGATTAGTCTCggcatttaaaatatttgtttaacatcaaccagaatttttgacatctGCAAACATTTTTTTGCATGAACCTATTGTTGCTATTTATGGGTACAATAAGTTCATTGTTATGTTTTATGTTCATTTCGAAAATGCCAGTATTTTGtgtaatttaattttgaaaaacagtCACCGGACTATTTTAGACGTTTTACGTCTGCAGATATAAAGTGTGATGCATAATCCTTACGTCACTTACAGTTTACATGTGTATTTGATTTTgtaactaaatattaaatattaaattatattagcATTGCCTAATCTATAAATTGTTCAAGAAAGTTCGACGAAAGTTTGAACGCTATTATTCCAAATAATTATTACGTTTGTAAACTGCTTCTATGATTAATATGTTGAGTCTAATGATTCTATATTAAATCCTATGATTTGAATGTTTATCGGGCAACATATCgcatttgataattataaatgcaCCAGGAACCCAGCAAAGCTGTTCCACTGATACGACTCACGCTGGTAAAGCCGGACAGTACAACAAGACCGCACCCAGACCTTTTCCCCCATCGCAACTTTAGCGAAGGCCTGCATGCTGGCACAGACTTCAGTATCGTTGTTGAAGTGCTTTGATCTCTGCAACGGTTTCCCTTCATGTGTAATCTCAAGGTAAACGTACGAGTTTGCATAAGGACAGTACTGTACTGTAAACATGTAAACTCCAGCTACAGACGCCGTGAAGTTTCCAGTGGCAGGGTCGTAGCCTCGACCTTCGTTGACCAGAACGGTCTTGAACGCAACAGCCAGGTTGACAAAGAGAATAATATCAGTTTGAAGTAGAGCGTGGAAAATCACCAGTGGCACAATTTGTTCTGAAATTATAAACATGtgttattgaataatatatcCTTTGCTATGTGCGCGCTAATTTCTTTGTGCTGACGATAATGCGAGCGCGATTGCGAGCGCGAGTGCGTGTGCGCGAGGGAGTGTGCGTGCGCACGTGTGTGTTTGTATGTGCgtgcgggtgtgtgcgcgcgtgtgtgtgtatgtgttagcgcgcgtgtgtgtgtgtgtgtgtgtgcgcgtgcgtgtgtgtgtgtgcgtacgTGTCTATTTGTGTGTGTGAAAGATAAAGGGAACACGTtacttttgtgtttaattttgagATTGTTTCGCACACAGTACTGCAAAGTACAAATAATTGGAcgttattataaacaattaactCATTAATTTGTTATTTCAGTGTATTCGTGATAACTGCAGTTGAATCAGTTTAAATTATTTTCGCTACCCTTTAAGGCTAGTATACATCAAACACAATAGTTTCATTAACTCATGTTAATTTACTAATTAAGAGTGTGTCGATACGTATATGTATCGGATAGTTTTTGGTAATAAGAGCGAAAATAAGTCACATGAGAGATGTGTTCGGTCGAAAATGTCACGATCATCAACGGATATTGTACCATTGTTAGACCGTAAATAAAACTCCAGTAGGAAGTTGTGAACGTCGTGTTTAAACACGTTTTATGGCGCAACTTGAatgctttcatttaatttttCAACTGGTAGGCGTTTGTAAACGCTTTAGGCGCTACGAGCAATCACGACACTTGCAAATGCTCGCTTCTGGACGTGAATTCACATCAACCAGCAAATCATAACAACTGCCATAAACGTCCATGCGTTTAACTATTAACATAGGCTAAACTCGTCCTACCTCgaattaatactgatatttgTATACAGACGAGCGAGGAAAATtttcattaacataattattttagttTAACAATCTTGACTTAATAACAtactattatttgaaaaaatgttcattacactagtattttattaatattatagaAATACTTGTTGAATATTACTAATTTTATAATTACAGCAATTGCTTCGAGTTATATAACtgtataataattttaacaaagcaATATCAACCCACctaaataataatatgttttattcGTAACTAGTTTTGAAAGCATGAAAGCATTTATCGTTCAATGCAATGGATAACGTAATATTAATGTAAACATGTTAGGCGAAATAATGTGTCAATAGTTGAACAAACGAAAAGCATTACCTTTCATTGCGTTGAGTTCCTTCTCCGTCTTTGCTACGAGAACCTGCACATTTGTTTTCATTTCGGAAATAGTTTCAGATACATTTAAGATCCCCGAGTTGATGGAACTCTTAAGCCTTTCGTCCATCTCCGTCTTCTTAACTTCCAGTGCAGTCATTGTGTCGTTTAGCTTCACATTCCCCCCTTGTATCGCTTTTAAAGTGTCCTTAACTTTCGCATGCGTTTCACTTGTTTTATCCAGGGTGTTGTTCAGTGCCTTAAGCCTTTCGTCCATCTCCTTCTTCTTAACTTCCAGTGCAGTCATTGCGTCGTTTAGCTTCACATTCTCCCCTTGTATCGCTTTTAAAGTGTCCTCAACTTTCGCATGTGTTTCACTTATTTTGTCCAGGGTGTTTTTCAGTGCCGGTTCATTGCTAAGCACTCGTTCGAGAAGGCTTACTTCGTACTCATACTTGGAACACACGGGACAGGAAGGCTCTGTGGCATGTGATGTCCCTAATAGAACCAACAATACGAGCCAGCGCCACATTGTAACTTTTCAATGTTCACGAGTTGTATGTTAATAGAAAAATGGTTGTGTCCGTCTTTGCTGAAACATGCAATCGAAATGAAATTTAGATCTCTTATTCGTCGTAATATAGCACAGGTATGCTAGAGTACTTCAGCACATATTCGATAAATCAAGTCATCAACAAATATTTCTCTTTAGATGTTGAAGaacacttgtttgtttttatgtgttgAGCTATAACTAATGTACAGAAAATACGGGTTTGATTGCAATTTAATAGTCAGGTCTATGAGGTAGTGTATTGCCACTTGTTTTCAAAAACAATACTTACGTTAGCGCATCTGTTGTTTGTTCATGTTCAAAGAAAGGCATACTTATGTAAATCTTTGATGGTGGGAAGTACTTAACATTTGTATTCATAAGCATACGTCTTAGATGTGGATAAGAATTAAATAACCCAGTTTGAGGGATTTGTAAGAGTCGCTTTATTATTTTCTCATATGTTCGGCGTAATTGCTGTTCCTGGGAATCGTTTAGCGAACagtctgtgttttttgttttgtttctttgatgaGGAGTATTATGGAAAAGCATAattatttgagtattatttaGCTAACATCTCTGAAGACATATCTCAAAGAGGTTGAGAGGTTCAGAGTAGTTTACCCAAGAATTCCACTTACACCACAAGGATTGTTACATGTACTCAAAAAGGCATAAATCTATGGGAAGTCGACAGTTACCGtagtattgttttaaaatatgatcatACTTTCGTCTCTTAAGCTTATGTAGATTTTCCAACATACAACTGGGTGTTGCTGGGGATACCACACATGGTTTGTTGACCTCAAAGAAAAAAGAACTCTTAGCATTGTTTACACAGTGTAGCTCAACGTTGTATGTAGCACCGACGCTATATGTCGCACTAGACTTAAAATGTCGCGAGGCTGACGTAAACTTCCGCAAACTCTACTGAAGCTTTGTTTTTCGAAAAATCTATCTATCCTCTCGTTTGCCCCTAAAATTTATTTCTTTCGACAATATTTGCAGCGTCATAATTGTACGCAAATTGAAGTGCATTAATTTGCACAAGAAATGCAAATATGCTGCATTTGTTTAACATAAACCAACgactgttttatatttttaacaaatacaatttacaCAGTTTTTAATAAGCGGTTTAAAATAAgctgttaaataaacaaattaaaataaatataacgtaCGATCTATAACGGAACATGTTccttattttatgttataataagGATGTTATGCTCGttcataaaaaataagtttatttaatttCGTATAAACACGACATTGACGATGCTGACATAGGGGCTCAAGTCGATTACAACATTCATTGCATAATGATCTCACGATTGCCTGTCAGTAGTATTAAGCTGATGCAATTTGACAAGCACACACTATAAAGTggtaaaattatgtatttctaaTGGCAAACGCTTATAAAATAAGTAAAGACAAACGTAATAGATCATATTCGTGAGTGCGTGTTTATTGTGTGCGTGTGCGTCTTGCCTACTACAAGTGCTTCTGCTTCGTTGTTTTGCAATAGGTTCCGTGCCATATAGGATCGCATTGTATAGTAAGGTTTCTCTCTTGCTGGGGCGGCTAACGATTCTTTTTGTGCATACTATATGTGTCAATACAAATTTGTGCAttgtataatttgaaaaaacaagTATTGTACGTAATCAACGACTATGATGTAGTgaatttatcatttaatt
The DNA window shown above is from Dreissena polymorpha isolate Duluth1 unplaced genomic scaffold, UMN_Dpol_1.0 chrUn001, whole genome shotgun sequence and carries:
- the LOC127863157 gene encoding uncharacterized protein LOC127863157, which codes for MWRWLVLLVLLGTSHATEPSCPVCSKYEYEVSLLERVLSNEPALKNTLDKISETHAKVEDTLKAIQGENVKLNDAMTALEVKKKEMDERLKALNNTLDKTSETHAKVKDTLKAIQGGNVKLNDTMTALEVKKTEMDERLKSSINSGILNVSETISEMKTNVQVLVAKTEKELNAMKEQIVPLVIFHALLQTDIILFVNLAVAFKTVLVNEGRGYDPATGNFTASVAGVYMFTVQYCPYANSYVYLEITHEGKPLQRSKHFNNDTEVCASMQAFAKVAMGEKVWVRSCCTVRLYQRESYQWNSFAGFLVHL